A single region of the Hyalangium ruber genome encodes:
- a CDS encoding YncE family protein, with translation MQGFARAVFAALLFALLSTDSEASAAPSFTVFESGQVRPLALSPNGKFLFAVNTPDNRLEIFHVESSGLVHRASVPVGLEPVAVAARGDDEVWVVNHLSDSVSIVKLGLGGYHGTVVRTLLVGDEPRDIVFAGPGRRRAFITAAHRGQNVPFDPKLTTPGVGRADVWVFDAENLGASLGGIPVNILTLFSDTPRALAVTPDGSRVYAAAFHSGNRTTVLHEFQVPDGGEAKGGVPGPNTNFQGIPAPEVGLIVKFDGQNWVDVLNRSWNDEVRFSLPDKDVFVIDAMASPPKQVAGASGSYSGVGTILFNMAVNPVNGKVYVSNTEARNDLRFEGPGTFAGTSLRGHLHESRITVLSGSAVAPRHLNKHINYNACCAPLPNAENEKSLAQPLGMAVSSNGATLYVAAFGSSKVGVYATAALEANTFVPSTTNQIPLSGGGPTGMVLDEARGRMYVLTRFDNAISIVNTVTRQEIAHLRMYNPEPPSVVEGRRFLYDARHSSSHGDSSCASCHIFGDFDSLAWDLGNPDGTVADNPSPMVPPLPGRGTDPTFGFNPDFHPMKGPMSTQSLRGMANHGPMHWRADRTGGQEEPNAQPNEGSFDEAAAFKKFNPAFMDLLGRSAQLTPAEMQKFTDFILQVAYPPNPVRNLDNSLTPSQQAGRDFFFNVTLAPQGTCETCHRLDPTANPGEGPAAGFFGADGRTSFDPGPQFFKVPHLRNMYQKVGMFGAGFAFGFLGEDPFMGDQVRGLGFNHDGTIPDLFRFSSGFDQNALNPDGLPNTPQSAKGKRDMEEFMLAFDSNLAPIVGQQVTLTAANHLVVAPRISLLKARADAGECELVAKGRIALLEVGYLYQGGGKFAGDRQAQAPLHDAVLRTLVIASGGVLTYTCVPLGSGERIGIDRDLDGFLDGDERAAGSNPADPTSTP, from the coding sequence ATGCAAGGCTTTGCGAGAGCTGTCTTTGCCGCGCTTTTGTTCGCGTTGCTTTCCACAGACAGCGAGGCTTCCGCCGCGCCGTCCTTTACCGTCTTCGAGAGTGGTCAAGTCAGGCCCCTGGCCCTCTCTCCGAATGGCAAGTTCCTCTTCGCCGTCAACACGCCAGACAATCGCCTCGAGATCTTCCACGTCGAGAGCAGCGGGCTCGTCCACCGCGCCTCGGTGCCCGTGGGCCTCGAGCCCGTCGCGGTCGCGGCGCGCGGCGATGACGAGGTCTGGGTCGTCAATCACCTCTCCGACAGCGTGAGCATCGTGAAGCTCGGGCTGGGGGGCTATCACGGCACCGTGGTGCGGACCCTGCTCGTGGGCGATGAGCCGCGCGACATCGTCTTCGCCGGCCCCGGCAGGCGGCGCGCCTTCATCACCGCCGCCCACCGTGGCCAGAACGTCCCCTTCGATCCGAAGCTCACCACGCCGGGAGTTGGCCGGGCCGATGTCTGGGTCTTCGACGCCGAGAACCTGGGTGCCTCGCTGGGCGGCATTCCGGTCAACATCCTCACCCTCTTCAGCGACACCCCGCGCGCGCTCGCGGTGACACCGGATGGCTCGCGCGTCTACGCGGCTGCGTTCCACTCCGGCAACCGCACCACGGTGCTTCACGAGTTCCAGGTGCCCGATGGGGGCGAGGCCAAGGGCGGCGTGCCCGGCCCGAACACCAACTTCCAAGGCATACCCGCGCCCGAGGTGGGGCTCATCGTCAAGTTCGATGGCCAGAACTGGGTGGACGTGCTCAACCGCTCGTGGAACGACGAGGTGCGCTTCTCGCTGCCGGACAAGGACGTGTTCGTCATCGATGCGATGGCGTCTCCGCCGAAGCAGGTGGCGGGCGCCTCCGGCTCCTACTCCGGCGTGGGCACCATCCTGTTCAACATGGCCGTCAACCCGGTGAACGGGAAGGTGTACGTCAGCAACACGGAGGCCCGGAATGACCTGCGCTTCGAGGGGCCTGGCACCTTCGCCGGCACCAGCCTCCGGGGGCACCTGCATGAGAGCCGCATCACCGTGCTGAGCGGCTCGGCCGTCGCGCCCCGGCACCTCAACAAGCACATCAACTACAACGCCTGCTGTGCCCCGCTGCCCAACGCCGAGAATGAGAAGAGCCTGGCGCAGCCGCTCGGCATGGCGGTGAGCTCCAACGGCGCCACGCTCTATGTGGCCGCGTTCGGTTCCTCGAAGGTCGGCGTGTACGCCACCGCCGCGCTCGAGGCCAACACCTTCGTGCCCAGCACGACGAACCAGATTCCGCTGAGCGGCGGTGGCCCCACCGGCATGGTGTTGGATGAGGCGCGCGGGCGCATGTACGTGCTGACGCGCTTCGACAACGCGATCTCCATCGTCAACACCGTCACCCGCCAGGAGATCGCCCACCTGCGGATGTACAACCCCGAGCCGCCCAGCGTGGTGGAGGGCCGCCGCTTCCTCTACGACGCGCGCCACAGCTCGAGCCACGGTGACTCGTCCTGCGCGAGCTGCCACATCTTTGGCGACTTCGACAGCCTGGCCTGGGATCTCGGCAACCCGGACGGAACCGTGGCGGACAACCCGAGCCCCATGGTCCCTCCCCTGCCCGGACGCGGCACCGATCCCACGTTTGGCTTCAATCCCGACTTCCACCCGATGAAGGGTCCCATGTCGACCCAGAGCCTGCGCGGCATGGCCAACCACGGGCCGATGCACTGGCGCGCCGACCGCACCGGCGGTCAGGAGGAGCCCAACGCACAGCCGAACGAGGGCTCCTTCGACGAGGCCGCGGCCTTCAAGAAGTTCAACCCGGCGTTCATGGATCTGCTCGGGCGCAGCGCGCAGCTCACCCCCGCGGAGATGCAGAAGTTCACCGACTTCATCCTGCAGGTCGCCTACCCGCCCAACCCGGTGCGCAACCTCGACAACTCCCTCACACCGAGCCAGCAGGCGGGGCGGGACTTCTTCTTCAACGTGACGCTCGCACCGCAGGGCACGTGCGAGACCTGTCACCGGCTCGATCCCACCGCCAACCCCGGAGAGGGCCCCGCCGCCGGCTTCTTCGGCGCCGACGGCCGCACGTCATTCGATCCGGGGCCGCAGTTCTTCAAGGTCCCGCACCTGCGCAACATGTACCAGAAGGTCGGCATGTTCGGCGCCGGCTTCGCCTTCGGCTTCCTCGGCGAGGACCCCTTCATGGGCGATCAGGTCCGCGGCCTCGGCTTCAACCACGACGGGACCATTCCGGACCTGTTCCGCTTCAGCAGCGGCTTCGACCAGAACGCGTTGAATCCGGACGGACTGCCGAACACGCCTCAGAGCGCCAAGGGCAAGCGGGACATGGAGGAGTTCATGCTGGCCTTCGACAGCAACCTGGCGCCGATCGTCGGCCAGCAGGTGACGCTCACCGCCGCCAACCACCTCGTCGTGGCCCCCCGCATCAGCCTGCTGAAGGCTCGCGCGGACGCCGGCGAGTGCGAGCTGGTGGCCAAGGGCCGGATCGCCCTGCTCGAGGTGGGCTACCTCTACCAAGGTGGCGGGAAGTTCGCGGGCGACCGGCAGGCGCAGGCCCCGCTCCATGACGCGGTCCTGCGCACGCTCGTCATCGCCAGCGGAGGGGTGCTGACCTATACCTGCGTTCCCCTGGGCTCGGGTGAGCGCATCGGCATCGATCGCGACCTCGATGGCTTCCTGGATGGGGACGAGCGGGCCGCCGGCAGCAATCCGGCGGACCCCACCAGCACCCCCTGA
- the glmM gene encoding phosphoglucosamine mutase, which yields MAYKMNMSPKEERASQRLFGTDGVRGEANVYPMTAEVAMQLGRALAFLIRNGPHQHRVIIGKDTRLSGYMIEQALAAGITSMGVDVWLTGPLPTPGISNLTTSMRADAGAVISASHNPYQDNGIKFFWRDGFKLPDETEARIEELLSSGTMDTIRPTADKIGRAFRLDDARGRYIVFLKATFPRELTLEGMTIVVDCANGAAYKTAPAVLEELGAKVIPLGVAPDGKNINDKCGALHPEGLARAVLEHGAHLGLALDGDADRLIVVDEKGKVVDGDAIMAICTGELVARQELKKNTLVATVMSNIGLERAVSRFGVKVARTRVGDRYVVEEMRKHGYNLGGEQSGHLLFLDHSTTGDGTLAALQLLAVMCRQGKPLSELASIFEPVPQTLLNVVVKQKRELGELPEVMKVIHSVEQRLGSDGRVLVRFSGTEPKVRILIEGENAARNEAYAKEIAEALSHALS from the coding sequence ATGGCTTACAAGATGAACATGTCTCCCAAGGAGGAGCGGGCGTCACAGCGGCTGTTCGGCACGGATGGCGTGCGCGGAGAGGCGAACGTCTATCCGATGACAGCCGAGGTGGCGATGCAGCTCGGGCGGGCGCTCGCGTTCCTCATTCGGAACGGGCCGCACCAGCACCGGGTCATCATCGGCAAGGACACGCGGCTGTCCGGCTACATGATCGAACAGGCGCTCGCGGCGGGCATCACCTCGATGGGCGTGGATGTGTGGCTCACCGGGCCGCTGCCCACGCCGGGCATCTCGAACCTCACCACGTCCATGCGGGCGGATGCGGGCGCGGTCATCTCGGCGTCCCACAACCCGTACCAGGACAACGGCATCAAGTTCTTCTGGCGCGACGGCTTCAAGCTGCCGGATGAGACCGAGGCGAGGATCGAGGAGCTGCTGTCCTCGGGCACCATGGACACCATCCGGCCCACGGCGGACAAGATCGGCCGCGCGTTCCGGTTGGATGACGCGCGGGGCCGCTACATCGTCTTCCTCAAGGCCACCTTCCCGCGCGAGCTGACGCTGGAGGGGATGACCATCGTCGTCGACTGCGCCAACGGCGCGGCCTACAAGACGGCACCCGCGGTGCTCGAGGAGCTGGGCGCCAAGGTCATTCCGCTGGGCGTGGCGCCGGACGGCAAGAACATCAACGACAAGTGCGGCGCGCTGCACCCCGAGGGGCTGGCGCGCGCGGTGTTGGAGCACGGCGCCCACCTGGGCCTGGCGCTCGACGGCGACGCGGATCGCCTCATCGTCGTGGATGAGAAGGGCAAGGTCGTCGACGGCGACGCCATCATGGCCATCTGCACGGGCGAGCTGGTGGCGCGCCAGGAGCTGAAGAAGAACACGCTGGTCGCCACGGTGATGAGCAACATCGGCCTGGAGCGCGCGGTGTCGCGCTTCGGCGTCAAGGTGGCCCGCACGCGCGTGGGTGACCGCTACGTCGTCGAGGAGATGCGCAAGCACGGCTACAACCTCGGCGGCGAGCAGAGCGGACACCTGCTCTTCCTGGACCACTCCACCACGGGTGACGGGACGCTGGCGGCGCTGCAGCTCCTGGCGGTGATGTGCCGCCAGGGCAAGCCGCTGAGCGAGCTGGCGTCGATCTTCGAGCCGGTGCCCCAGACGCTCCTCAACGTGGTGGTGAAGCAGAAGCGCGAGCTGGGCGAGTTGCCCGAGGTGATGAAGGTCATCCACAGCGTGGAGCAGCGGCTGGGCAGCGACGGCCGGGTGCTCGTGCGCTTCTCGGGCACCGAGCCGAAGGTGCGCATCCTCATCGAGGGTGAGAACGCGGCGCGCAACGAGGCCTACGCGAAGGAGATCGCCGAGGCGCTCTCCCACGCGTTGAGCTGA
- the folP gene encoding dihydropteroate synthase, which translates to MIRAHPLLAERPAEIDLAFRRMGLPTSAREYLLEKLPQYRLLLTGLTRVEGRFLKGLFEASTAPGREEFPVYVAGDPRTRLGSGLLVGRREQFDRLISAARENAELAELAGALTRALETVATPAPLVLGGRTFEFGARTYVMGVVNVTPDSFSDGGQFATPDTAIAHGLRLAEAGADVLDVGGETTRPGSKPVSAEEELARVLPVIQGLRAHTQVPLSVDTTKAVVAREVLKAGATQINDISGFHFDAELPRVVAEAGAACCLMHIQGTPETMQQAPRYEDVMDEVHAFLEEGVARAVAAGVARERILVDPGIGFGKTLGHNLFLLRRLADLRVLGLPVLVGTSRKGFLGTLTGGKPASERLAATLGSVATVAALGGADFVRVHDVAEARDALSVVDAIRSATEGGTLYASGKVGG; encoded by the coding sequence ATGATTCGCGCCCACCCGCTGCTCGCCGAGCGTCCAGCGGAGATCGATCTCGCCTTCCGCCGCATGGGGCTGCCCACCAGCGCCCGTGAGTACCTGCTGGAGAAGCTGCCGCAGTACCGGCTGCTGCTCACGGGGCTGACGCGGGTGGAGGGCCGCTTCCTCAAGGGTCTCTTCGAGGCGTCCACCGCGCCGGGGCGGGAGGAGTTCCCCGTCTACGTCGCGGGAGACCCGCGCACCCGGCTGGGCAGTGGGCTCCTGGTGGGACGGCGCGAGCAGTTCGATCGGCTGATCTCCGCGGCGCGGGAGAACGCGGAGCTCGCCGAGCTGGCAGGCGCGCTTACCCGAGCGCTGGAGACGGTGGCCACGCCGGCTCCGCTCGTGCTGGGCGGGCGGACCTTCGAGTTCGGTGCGCGCACCTATGTCATGGGTGTGGTGAACGTGACGCCGGACAGCTTCTCGGACGGCGGGCAGTTCGCCACGCCGGACACGGCGATCGCCCACGGACTGAGGTTGGCCGAGGCGGGCGCGGACGTGCTGGACGTGGGCGGGGAGACGACGCGGCCGGGCTCGAAGCCGGTCTCCGCCGAGGAGGAGCTCGCTCGGGTGCTGCCCGTCATCCAGGGACTGCGCGCGCACACGCAGGTGCCCCTCTCGGTGGACACCACCAAGGCGGTCGTGGCCCGGGAGGTGCTGAAGGCGGGCGCGACGCAGATCAACGACATCAGCGGCTTCCACTTCGACGCGGAGCTGCCGCGCGTCGTCGCGGAGGCGGGCGCGGCCTGTTGCCTCATGCACATTCAAGGCACTCCGGAGACGATGCAGCAGGCGCCTCGCTACGAGGACGTGATGGACGAGGTACACGCCTTCCTGGAAGAGGGTGTGGCGCGCGCCGTGGCGGCCGGTGTGGCCCGGGAGCGCATCCTGGTGGACCCCGGCATCGGCTTCGGCAAGACGCTAGGACACAACCTCTTCCTGCTGCGCCGGCTCGCGGACCTGCGCGTGCTGGGGCTGCCAGTGCTGGTGGGCACCAGCCGCAAGGGCTTCCTGGGGACGCTCACTGGCGGCAAGCCCGCGAGCGAGCGCCTGGCGGCGACCCTGGGCTCGGTGGCGACGGTGGCGGCCCTGGGGGGTGCTGACTTCGTCCGGGTACACGACGTGGCGGAGGCGCGCGATGCCCTCTCCGTGGTGGACGCCATCCGCTCCGCCACCGAGGGCGGCACGCTCTACGCCTCGGGCAAGGTGGGCGGCTGA
- the ftsH gene encoding ATP-dependent zinc metalloprotease FtsH has translation MRSTYKTIGLWVILIVLFVAFYNFFSQGNEQVQEPSFTQLLAKVEDKKVKEIAVKGNTYSGKYADTNEKFRTTGPAPDSTMLTKLQGMGVDVKYEKEEQNNLWLTILGQWMPVVFLFLFFIFFMRQLQGGSGKAMTFGKSKAKLLNESHNKVTFADVAGADECKEELEEIVAFLKDPKKFTKLGGRIPKGVLMMGSPGTGKTLLARAVAGEAGVPFFSISGSDFVEMFVGVGASRVRDLFEQGKKNAPCIIFIDEIDAVGRHRGAGLGGGHDEREQTLNQLLVEMDGFESNEGVILIAATNRPDVLDPALQRPGRFDRRIVVPRPDLKGRLGVLKVHTRRVPLAPEVDLEVIARGTPGMTGADLENLVNESALMAARQNKDRVDLSDFEAAKDKVFMGPERKSMIMTEKEKRNTAVHEAGHALLAKLLPGCDPLHKVTIIPRGQALGVTWSLPTEDKVNGYKKQILDQITMAMGGRLAEEIMFNEMSSGAANDIERATETARAMVCRWGMSDKLGPLAFGKSEGEVFLGRDFSATKDYSEDTARQIDAEVRGIVLGSYERGKQLLTENRDALQRIADALVEYETLDAEDVNILLQGGALTRERPPPRVTAPPKSTEKKDKRKILDALESIPKMEPNKA, from the coding sequence GTGCGTTCGACTTACAAGACCATCGGACTCTGGGTCATCCTGATCGTCCTGTTCGTGGCCTTCTATAACTTCTTCTCCCAGGGCAACGAGCAGGTACAGGAGCCCAGCTTCACCCAGCTACTGGCCAAGGTGGAGGACAAGAAGGTCAAGGAGATCGCGGTCAAGGGCAACACGTACTCGGGCAAGTACGCCGACACCAACGAGAAGTTCCGGACGACGGGCCCCGCGCCGGACTCCACCATGCTCACGAAGCTGCAGGGCATGGGCGTGGACGTGAAGTACGAGAAGGAGGAGCAGAACAACCTGTGGTTGACCATCCTCGGCCAGTGGATGCCGGTGGTCTTCCTGTTCCTGTTCTTCATCTTCTTCATGCGCCAGCTGCAGGGCGGTAGCGGCAAGGCGATGACCTTCGGCAAGTCGAAGGCCAAGCTCCTCAACGAGAGCCACAACAAGGTGACGTTCGCCGACGTTGCTGGCGCCGATGAGTGCAAGGAGGAGCTGGAGGAGATCGTCGCCTTCCTCAAGGACCCCAAGAAGTTCACCAAGCTGGGCGGCCGCATCCCGAAGGGCGTGCTGATGATGGGCTCGCCGGGTACGGGCAAGACGCTGCTGGCCCGCGCGGTGGCCGGTGAGGCCGGCGTGCCGTTCTTCTCCATCTCCGGCTCGGACTTCGTGGAGATGTTCGTGGGCGTCGGCGCCAGCCGCGTGCGCGACCTGTTCGAGCAGGGCAAGAAGAACGCCCCCTGCATCATCTTCATCGATGAGATCGACGCCGTGGGCCGCCACCGTGGCGCGGGCCTGGGCGGCGGTCACGACGAGCGCGAGCAGACGCTCAACCAGCTGCTGGTGGAGATGGACGGCTTCGAGTCCAACGAGGGCGTCATCCTCATCGCCGCCACCAACCGTCCGGACGTGCTGGACCCCGCGCTGCAGCGTCCCGGTCGTTTCGACCGCCGCATCGTGGTTCCGCGGCCGGATCTGAAGGGCCGCCTGGGCGTGCTCAAGGTGCATACGCGCCGCGTGCCGCTGGCTCCCGAGGTGGACCTCGAGGTCATCGCCCGCGGAACGCCGGGCATGACGGGCGCGGACCTGGAGAACCTGGTGAACGAGTCGGCGCTGATGGCCGCGCGTCAGAACAAGGACCGCGTGGACCTGAGCGACTTCGAGGCCGCCAAGGACAAGGTCTTCATGGGCCCCGAGCGCAAGTCCATGATCATGACCGAGAAGGAGAAGCGGAACACGGCGGTGCATGAGGCTGGCCACGCGCTGTTGGCCAAGCTGCTGCCCGGCTGCGACCCGCTCCACAAGGTCACCATCATCCCGCGCGGCCAGGCCCTGGGCGTCACCTGGAGCCTGCCCACCGAGGACAAGGTCAACGGGTACAAGAAGCAGATCCTCGATCAGATCACCATGGCGATGGGCGGTCGGCTCGCCGAGGAGATCATGTTCAACGAGATGTCCAGCGGCGCGGCCAACGACATCGAGCGCGCCACCGAGACGGCGCGCGCCATGGTGTGCCGCTGGGGCATGAGCGACAAGCTGGGGCCCCTGGCGTTCGGCAAGAGCGAGGGCGAGGTGTTCCTCGGCCGCGACTTCAGCGCCACGAAGGACTACTCCGAGGACACGGCGCGGCAGATCGACGCCGAGGTGCGCGGCATCGTCCTGGGCTCCTATGAGCGCGGCAAGCAGCTGCTCACCGAGAACCGGGACGCGCTCCAGCGCATCGCCGACGCGCTCGTGGAGTACGAGACGCTGGATGCCGAGGACGTGAACATCCTCCTGCAGGGTGGCGCGCTGACCCGTGAGCGTCCGCCTCCGCGCGTGACGGCTCCTCCGAAGTCCACCGAGAAGAAGGACAAGCGGAAGATCCTCGACGCGCTCGAGTCCATCCCGAAGATGGAGCCGAACAAGGCGTGA
- the tilS gene encoding tRNA lysidine(34) synthetase TilS, which yields MRRTGPATALITTTLEAAYRYFGLERRSVLIAVSGGADSVALLEGTARVCGRLGLSVEVATLDHGLRPEAVEEVRAVERLAALHGFPCHVRQLRLKAGAGVEQRAREARYAALEAVRLERGLAAMATAHTASDQAETLLMRLARGTSLRGAAGVLSRRGTLVRPLLERTRGEIEAFLREQSVGFVVDPMNEDPRLFRSRVRHDVLPALSRAAGFPVARQLASFARLAAEDDALLSELADTAWRRLVRPEGSLDAVGVRALEPPLRRRVLSRLLAQVGAVVDDATLARVLEAVARGRSATLSAGLQLRAAGGSVRCVRPQGASRGTLTLEGAGAAGLLKGTGWRFQVSAQAAPPGALVLTLPEDTRWPLTVRTRRAGDRVSGAQGSRKLQDVFVDLRVPAERRDLQPVVTDSEGRLLWVPGIWGPPGRKLVGGQSLWALPPIPSDGGSAPL from the coding sequence ATGCGCCGCACCGGCCCTGCCACCGCATTGATAACGACGACGCTCGAAGCGGCGTACCGGTACTTCGGGCTGGAGCGCCGTTCGGTGCTGATCGCCGTCTCGGGGGGAGCGGACTCCGTCGCGCTGCTCGAGGGCACGGCCCGGGTGTGCGGGCGACTGGGCCTCTCGGTGGAGGTGGCCACGTTGGACCATGGTCTGAGGCCCGAGGCGGTAGAGGAGGTGCGGGCGGTCGAGCGGCTGGCCGCGCTCCATGGCTTCCCGTGCCACGTGCGCCAACTGCGCCTGAAGGCGGGAGCGGGCGTGGAGCAGCGCGCACGCGAGGCGCGGTACGCGGCGCTGGAGGCCGTTCGCCTGGAGCGGGGGCTGGCGGCGATGGCCACCGCGCATACGGCCTCGGACCAGGCCGAGACGCTCCTGATGCGGCTGGCGCGGGGCACGAGCCTGCGAGGCGCGGCAGGCGTCCTGTCGCGAAGGGGCACGCTCGTCCGCCCGCTGCTCGAGCGCACGCGTGGGGAGATCGAGGCGTTCCTTCGCGAGCAGTCGGTGGGCTTCGTGGTGGATCCGATGAATGAGGACCCTCGGCTCTTCCGCTCGCGGGTGCGCCACGACGTGCTGCCCGCGCTCTCCCGGGCGGCGGGTTTCCCGGTGGCGCGGCAGCTGGCCTCCTTCGCGCGGCTGGCGGCCGAGGACGACGCGCTGCTGAGCGAGCTGGCGGACACGGCCTGGCGCCGGCTGGTGCGGCCGGAGGGGAGCCTGGACGCGGTGGGCGTCCGCGCGCTGGAGCCCCCACTGAGGCGGCGGGTGCTCTCACGGCTGCTCGCTCAGGTAGGAGCCGTGGTGGATGACGCCACCCTCGCGCGGGTCCTCGAAGCAGTGGCGCGGGGACGGTCCGCGACCCTGAGCGCGGGCCTCCAGCTCCGAGCGGCGGGAGGCAGTGTGCGCTGTGTCCGCCCCCAGGGCGCTTCGCGCGGCACATTGACGTTGGAAGGAGCGGGGGCCGCGGGTCTTCTAAAGGGTACGGGCTGGCGCTTCCAGGTGAGCGCTCAGGCCGCGCCGCCAGGAGCGCTGGTCCTGACGCTGCCCGAGGACACGCGCTGGCCGCTCACCGTGCGAACGCGCCGAGCAGGCGATCGGGTGTCAGGTGCCCAGGGATCGCGAAAGCTCCAAGATGTGTTCGTGGACCTTCGAGTGCCCGCCGAGCGTCGGGATCTCCAGCCCGTGGTGACGGACTCCGAGGGGCGACTGCTCTGGGTCCCGGGGATCTGGGGGCCGCCTGGCCGTAAGCTGGTTGGCGGACAGTCGCTCTGGGCGCTGCCTCCCATCCCGAGCGACGGGGGCAGCGCTCCGTTATAG
- a CDS encoding TIGR04563 family protein: MAGTDKRKQSLYFPEEMLKEIQEEANRQDRSLSWVVQQAWKIARERIKAFPAVNDVTGDERQDPREE; this comes from the coding sequence ATGGCAGGCACCGACAAGCGCAAGCAATCGCTGTACTTCCCCGAAGAGATGTTGAAGGAAATCCAGGAGGAGGCGAACCGCCAGGACCGTTCCCTGTCGTGGGTGGTTCAGCAGGCGTGGAAGATCGCCCGCGAGCGCATCAAGGCCTTCCCTGCCGTCAATGATGTCACCGGCGACGAACGCCAAGATCCTCGCGAGGAGTAA
- a CDS encoding TIGR04563 family protein — protein MSSTDHRKQSLYFPEDMLEEIQREATRQDRSLSWIVQQAWKVARGDIRKMPSVNDVLTPAPKPVTPAPVPAAAPVAAAAPTDGEPKPQ, from the coding sequence ATGTCGTCCACCGATCATCGCAAGCAGAGTCTCTACTTCCCGGAGGACATGCTCGAGGAGATCCAGCGCGAGGCGACGCGGCAGGACCGCTCGCTCTCGTGGATCGTCCAGCAGGCCTGGAAGGTAGCCCGCGGCGACATCCGCAAGATGCCGTCCGTCAATGACGTGCTCACGCCGGCGCCCAAGCCGGTCACCCCCGCGCCGGTGCCGGCGGCTGCCCCCGTGGCGGCGGCGGCGCCGACCGACGGCGAGCCCAAGCCCCAGTAG
- a CDS encoding 5'-nucleotidase, which translates to MIRPLLAALLAAALVPGLGCLAYNDPCQPLVANPDAVIGILGENVYLDRPFARHDNNALGQMAADAYQHAEDDSGDLAGRAELGIINGGSIRAEGLCINRTVLPSGPLTDGVFHEVLLFENRLVTVNLTEQQLVDMMEHSVGSLFPEGQPIGTPFGGFLHVSESTTVRVDCGRPRGQRVLAMQVGNRAVQLPPRANVFYRVAMADFLLQGGDGYGPIFAGAGQDPARNPVQSRKLGGVDSNIASAYMKSVYSSDARPLREASRIVFENCARPSRPTR; encoded by the coding sequence ATGATCCGCCCGCTGCTCGCCGCCCTCCTGGCCGCCGCGCTCGTCCCGGGCCTCGGCTGCCTGGCGTACAACGATCCGTGCCAGCCGCTCGTGGCCAACCCGGACGCCGTCATCGGCATCCTGGGCGAGAACGTCTACCTGGACCGGCCCTTCGCCCGGCACGACAACAACGCCCTGGGGCAGATGGCCGCTGACGCCTACCAGCATGCGGAGGATGACTCCGGAGACCTCGCGGGGCGCGCGGAGCTGGGCATCATCAACGGTGGCTCCATTCGCGCCGAGGGCCTCTGCATCAACCGCACGGTGCTGCCCAGCGGCCCGCTCACCGACGGCGTGTTCCACGAGGTGCTCCTCTTCGAGAACCGCCTGGTGACGGTGAACCTCACCGAGCAGCAGCTGGTGGACATGATGGAGCACTCCGTGGGCAGCCTCTTCCCCGAGGGGCAGCCCATCGGCACACCATTCGGCGGCTTCCTGCACGTCTCCGAGAGCACCACCGTGCGCGTGGACTGCGGGCGCCCCCGAGGCCAGCGCGTGCTGGCGATGCAGGTGGGCAATCGCGCGGTGCAACTGCCGCCGCGCGCCAACGTCTTCTACCGGGTGGCCATGGCCGACTTCCTCCTCCAGGGAGGCGACGGCTACGGGCCCATCTTCGCGGGCGCAGGGCAGGACCCCGCACGCAACCCGGTGCAGTCACGCAAGCTGGGCGGCGTGGACTCCAACATCGCCTCGGCCTACATGAAGTCGGTCTATTCGAGCGATGCGCGGCCCCTGCGCGAGGCCAGCCGCATCGTCTTCGAGAACTGCGCCAGGCCCTCCCGGCCCACCCGCTGA